The following proteins come from a genomic window of Anabaena sphaerica FACHB-251:
- a CDS encoding diflavin flavoprotein — protein MSENTKPRDVQILPIGTDTTILRSRSWTRLRFEIEYALAKGTTANSFLIQGDKIALIDPPGETFTQIYLEALQQRIDIKAVDYVILGHVNPNRAATLKALLEIAPQITFVCSNPGAINLKAALENQDLPILVMRGEETLNLGKGHHLQFIPTPNPRYADQLCTYDPQTEILFSDKLFGTHICGDQVFDEGWEVFNEDRRYYFDCLMAPHAKQVDTALDKLSGLPVRLYATGHGPLVRYALIELTQSYREWIQQQTNADMTVALIYASAYGNTATLAGAIARGITKAGVSVESINCEFADPEEIKTAIEKSAGFVIGSPTLGGHAPTPVQTALGIVLSTATNNKLAGVFGSFGWSGEAVDLIESKLKDAGYRFGFDTIRVKFKPNEVTLQTCEEAGTDFAQALKKAAKKSVVARQPATNLEQAVGRIVGSLCVVTATQGEVKTGMLASWVTQASFNPPGLTIAVAKDRAMENMTHTGNQFVVNILAEGREIRKHFMKVYTPGQDRFAGLATEEASNGGVILNGALAYLECSVQSRMEAGDHWLVYATVNDGKVLNQDGVTAVHHRKSASYY, from the coding sequence ATGTCAGAAAATACTAAACCCCGTGATGTTCAAATTTTGCCTATTGGCACAGATACAACAATACTGCGATCGCGCAGTTGGACTAGGTTAAGATTTGAAATAGAATACGCCCTGGCTAAAGGTACAACTGCTAATTCTTTTTTAATTCAAGGTGATAAAATCGCTTTGATTGACCCACCGGGGGAAACTTTCACGCAAATTTATTTAGAGGCTTTACAACAAAGGATTGATATTAAAGCCGTTGATTATGTAATTCTTGGTCACGTCAATCCTAACCGCGCTGCGACATTAAAAGCTTTACTAGAAATTGCCCCACAAATTACTTTTGTGTGTTCAAATCCAGGAGCGATCAATTTAAAAGCAGCATTAGAAAATCAAGATTTACCAATTTTGGTAATGCGGGGAGAAGAAACTTTAAATTTAGGTAAAGGACATCATCTGCAATTTATTCCTACACCTAACCCCCGCTACGCTGATCAACTTTGTACTTACGATCCCCAAACGGAAATTTTATTTTCTGATAAGTTATTTGGGACGCATATTTGTGGTGATCAAGTATTTGATGAAGGTTGGGAAGTCTTTAATGAAGATAGGCGTTATTATTTCGATTGTCTCATGGCTCCCCACGCCAAACAAGTAGACACAGCGTTAGATAAATTGTCTGGTTTACCAGTAAGATTATATGCCACTGGTCACGGTCCGTTAGTTCGTTATGCGTTAATTGAACTTACTCAATCTTATCGGGAATGGATTCAGCAACAAACTAATGCTGACATGACGGTAGCTTTAATTTATGCTTCTGCTTATGGGAATACTGCAACTTTAGCTGGTGCGATCGCTCGTGGTATAACTAAAGCTGGTGTTAGTGTTGAATCAATTAATTGTGAATTTGCTGACCCCGAAGAAATCAAAACCGCCATCGAAAAATCCGCAGGTTTTGTCATCGGTTCTCCCACTTTAGGAGGACACGCACCCACACCAGTACAAACAGCTTTAGGAATCGTTTTATCAACAGCAACCAACAATAAATTAGCTGGTGTTTTCGGTTCTTTTGGTTGGAGTGGAGAAGCAGTTGATTTAATAGAAAGCAAACTCAAAGATGCAGGTTACAGATTTGGTTTTGACACCATTCGGGTCAAGTTCAAACCCAATGAAGTCACCCTCCAAACCTGTGAAGAAGCAGGAACAGATTTCGCCCAAGCATTGAAAAAAGCAGCGAAAAAATCAGTTGTAGCTAGACAACCTGCAACTAATCTAGAACAAGCTGTAGGTCGCATTGTTGGTTCTCTGTGTGTTGTCACAGCAACTCAAGGAGAAGTGAAAACAGGGATGTTAGCTTCTTGGGTGACACAAGCCAGCTTTAACCCTCCTGGTTTAACCATTGCGGTAGCTAAGGATAGGGCGATGGAAAACATGACCCACACTGGTAATCAATTTGTTGTTAACATTTTGGCAGAAGGTCGGGAAATACGCAAGCATTTTATGAAGGTCTACACCCCCGGACAAGATAGATTTGCGGGTTTAGCGACGGAAGAAGCCAGTAATGGTGGTGTGATTTTGAATGGTGCTTTAGCTTACCTGGAGTGTTCTGTCCAAAGCCGCATGGAAGCCGGTGATCATTGGTTGGTTTATGCCACTGTTAATGATGGGAAGGTGTTAAATCAAGATGGTGTGACGGCTGTGCATCATCGCAAATCCGCGAGTTATTATTAA